One genomic segment of Theobroma cacao cultivar B97-61/B2 chromosome 6, Criollo_cocoa_genome_V2, whole genome shotgun sequence includes these proteins:
- the LOC18597127 gene encoding derlin-2.2 — MAQAVEEWYKQMPIITRSYLTAAVVTTIGCSLEIISPYHLYLNPKLVVKQYQFWRLITNFLYFRKMDLDFMFHMFFLARYCKLLEENSFRGRTADFFYMLLFGASVLTGIVLIGGMIPYLSESFAKIIFLSNSLTFMMVYVWSKQNPFIHMSFLGLFTFTAAYLPWVLLGFSVLVGASAWVDLLGMIAGHAYYFLEDVYPRMTGRRPLRTPSFIKALFADEAVVVARPANVRFAPPPGEEFHRD, encoded by the exons atggctcAAGCTGTTGAAGAATGGTACAAGCAGATGCCCATCATCACACGTTCTTATCTCACAGCTGCCGTAGTAACCACAATTGGTTGCTCTCTCGAA ATAATATCACCTTATCATCTGTACTTGAACCCTAAGCTCGTGGTTAAGCAGTATCAGTTCTGGCGCCTCATTACTAACTTTCTGTACTTCCGCAAGATGG ATTTGGATTTCATGTTTCACATGTTCTTTCTTGCTCGTTACTGCAAGCTTCTTGAAGAGAACTCTTTCAGGGGAAGGACTGCGGATTTTTTTTACATGCTCTTATTTGGAGCTTCTGTCTTAACTGGCATTGTTCTTATTGGAGGAATGATACCTTATCTCTCAGAGTCATTTGCCAAAATCATATTTCTAAGCAATTCATTGACATTCATGATG GTATATGTGTGGAGCAAACAGAATCCTTTTATACATATGAGTTTTCTGGGTCTTTTTACCTTTACAGCAGCTTATTTGCCCTGG GTGCTTTTGGGATTCTCTGTCCTTGTTGGTGCTAGTGCTTGGGTGGATCTCCTG GGAATGATAGCCGGTCATGCGTACTATTTTCTTGAAGATGTATATCCACGAATGACTGGTCGCCGACCCCTAAGAACTCCATCCTTTATTAAAGCACTGTTTGCAGATGAGGCTGTAGTGGTAGCACGGCCAGCAAACGTGAGATTCGCTCCACCACCCGGGGAGGAATTTCACAGAGATTGA